The nucleotide sequence TGGAGCTTTTTATTTTAGAAGGAAACTTCGAACTGAACAACACTTCCTCTGACACCGCTTTTCTCATTGCCAAAGATAACACCAAGGAAAATCCGATCGATGCAGTAAGCTATGAAAAACCCAAATATGACTACGCCTACGCCTTTGATGGCATCGCCTGGCAATGGACAAAATTATATACACCTGGAACAGAAAATAAATTTGAAAAATTGCTTTCCGGAAAAATAAAAAAAGACTCAAAAATTTATGCCAATGTTTATGCTAATTTTGAAGTGAAAGCAGATAGTGCCGCGCAAAAATTCACCTGGAATTTTGGCGATGGCCATAAGAGCTATCTCAAAAAAACGCGCCATAAATACAAAAAAACTGGGACGTATGAGGCCTCACTCAAAATCACTGGCGACGGCAGAGAAAATCTTTTGAACTTCACTGTTAAGGTAGAAAAATTTGGAAAAACTAAAGTGCAAATAATTTCACTATCGCCGAATCCCCAGGGAAAAGATAGTGTTGGAGAATGGCTGGAGATTCTCAACGGCACGAAGAAAAAAGTGAATCTTAAGAATTGGAGCATTGCCACTGGTTGGGAAAAATTATACAACCATCCAATCGCAAAAGATTTTATCCTGAAAGCCGGCGAAACAAAAATGCTGACGCGCAAATTTTCCGCATTCTCCCTGGGAAACAAGCAAGCCAAAATTGAACTGCGTTATCCCGATGGAAAAGTGGCGGACAAATTAAAATACGACCACAAAAATAAATCGATTTCCGAAGACGAGCTTTATCAAAAAACAGGCAAGAGCTGGCAATGGATCTTGTCACCAAAAGACACAGAACCTGCCCGCAATGCTACGCATAGCGTTGCAGGCGGGGAAAGAACAAACTATACAAAAAACAAGCCCGTAGCTATTGCGCCTGAAGTTAAAATCGAAGAACCGCTAAAAGCCGACTTTGATTTGTCCGATTTGGGAAAATCAACCAAAAATCCCTCTTGGCACAAAAAGCAAGAAAATCAAATAACGCTACTTTTCGCCGGATCAAATATTTCACCAGTGAAATTATTAGCTCAAAATCAAGGGCAAGTTTTGGGAATTTCTACGATTAAGCTCGTCCCAAACATTTCCCACAAAGAAGCCACCGCTCTTAACTTTTTTGACCAACTTTGGAAAAAAATCAATGCGAAATTAAATGAGTTTATATTGTTATTTTGAAATAACTTTTTTCCTTGAATTTATCCCCCCAAAGTGCTAAGCTTAAATCATACTAGACACTAAATACTAGCTACCAAATTACTATTATGTCCGGACACTCACATTGGGCGGGAATAAAACAACGAAAAGGCGTTAATGACGCAAAACGTGGCAAGATTTTCACTAAATATGGAAAGTTAGTCACGATTGCGGCGCGCGACGGCGGTGGAAAACTGGACACCAACTTTCAACTCAGAATGGCCGTTGATCGGGCACGGGCGATGAATATGCCCAAAGAAAATATTGAACGCGCCATCAAGCGTGGAACGGGCGAAATCAAAGGCGCGATGATCGAAGAAATCCTCTATGAAGCCGTCGGTCCAGGCGAACTGATGCTCCTCATTTCCTGCACGACGGACAATAAAAATCGCACAGTTTCCGAAGTAAAAACTATTCTTACAAAAAATAATTCCAAATTAGGCGAAAAAGGCTCGGCAATGTGGAATTTTGAACAAGTCGGCAGCATTAGCATTGATCTGGAAAATAAAGACGCGGATGAACTGGAAATGCAAGCCATTGAAGCTGGTGCCAAAGATACGATTCTAGAAGAAGAAATTTTGAATATAATTACCGACCAGAAAGATTTTGCCAGAGTGCGAGAAAATATTGCCAAAGAATCGCTTAAAATACTTGATTCGGGCCTGATTTATCTGCCCAAAACCACCATCACGGTTCCTGAAAAAACCCGTGAATCCTATGAAAATCTCATGGAACTACTGGACGACCATGAGGATGTGAGTGAAATTTATAGCAACTTAGCGTAAGCCAATATATCCCCTTCTCCATTAGGGAGAAGGTGGCCGAAGGCCGGATGAGGGAAAGGGCTATATATTAAGAAAAAACTGGCTTTGTCTAGATATCAATAACCCATTGCCCTTTCCCTCACCTGTCACGAGTACGTGACATCCTCTCCTTAAGGGCGAGGAGGCTATTTCAAAGAAACTCATGAAAATTTTAGGAATCGACCCGGGCACAGCCACTACTGGCTGGGCCATCATTGAAATTAAGGAGGGAAAGCTCTTGCCTTTGGCATATGGCCACATCAGTACGGCCAAAGAAAACAGCGATGCTGAGCGCATCTTGGAGGTTTCTGACGACTTGGCCAAGATCATCAAAAAACACAAACCTCAGGAATCTGCCATTGAAAGCCTCTTTTTCTTCAAAAATCAAAAAACGGTCATCCAAGTAGCGCAATCCCGCGGGGCAATCCTCTTGACTTTAAAGCAAAATAGTGTTAGAGTGTTTAGTTACACACCGCTCCAAGTCAAACAAGCTCTCACAGGCTATGGCCGAGCAGAAAAAAAACAGATGCAACAAATGATCAAAAGTGTTTTGCACTTGAGTTGCATCCCAAAACCCGACGACGTGGCTGATGCACTGGCAATTGCTGTGTGTCATGCTAACAGTCGCGCCATAATTAGTCTAAAAAATGACTGCGCCAGCCGCCTCCGCTAAAGCTAGGGCAAGCCGAGGACCGCTAAGCATCAAAGAGCCATATGAACGAACTAAATTTCCACGTCAGTCCCGTCTTGACTTTTTTTCTCAATGAGGGCGTGCCGTTTGAAACGATCAAACTAATCTTAATGCTTCCGATCATCGCCACTTTGATTGCTTTTTTGCGCCAGGTAATTGGAATCAAGGCGTTTGGTATCTACACCCCGCTTCTCGTCACATTCGCCTTCCTCGCGACCAATGGCATTAAATATGGCATCGTAATCTTCGTGATGATCATTCTTATCGGCATGCTGATGAGGATCGCTCTTAAATCTTTCCGCTTACTCTACTTACCGCGCGTAGCTATCATGCTTACAATCGTTGCACTTTCCATTCTCGTCATGCTGGCGATCGGCGGAAGCCTGAAGAGAACCGGTCTAGCTTCTGTTTCCATCTTCCCGATCCTGATTATGATTACTCTAGTGGAAAAATTCATCGCCGTGCAGATTGAAAAGGGCGACCGCGCAGCTATCCTTTTGGCCGCCGAAACATTGATCATTTCTATTTTAGGCTTTTATCTTGCTAGCTGGGAGGTATTGATCCACTTTATTGCCAGCTATCCCGGAGTTATCCTTTTTACCATTCCACTCAATATCATGTTTGGTAAGTGGACCGGTCTTCGTCTCACGGAGTACTTGCGTTTCGGAGAAATTATCAAAAGAAGTTAATTTAAGGAGGAGCTTATGTTTGAATTTATTAAAAAAAGCCGCGGAATCCTGGGAATGAATTCCCGAAATTTGGAATACATCCGCCCCCTCAACCGTACTTCCGCCAAACGCTTGGCGGACAACAAACTTTTGAGTAAGCGTATACTCAAAAAAAATGATATCGCCGTCCCCACGCTTATCGCCCAGATCAAGTCACTTGAAGATCTGGATAATTTTGATTGGCAAAAATTACCGGATAGTTTTGTCCTAAAGCCTAATCGCGGATTTGGTGGTGAAGGTATCATTGTTATTTATGGCCGAAAAAAGCACCGTGACGATGCCTGGGTCAAAGCCGATGGATCAATCATCACAATCAACGATCTTAAAAATCATACCAGAAATATTTTGGACGGCTCCTATTCCCTCTCGGGCATTCCTGATACGGCCTTTTTTGAAGAACGCTTGAAACTTTTGAAACTTTTTAAACCCTATGCCTTCAAAGGCATCCCTGATATCCGCGTCATTGTTTTCAACAAAATGCCAATCATGGCAATGCTCCGGCTTCCTACCAAAGAATCTCACGGAAAAGCTAATCTCGCGCAAGGCGCAATCGGAGTCGGCATTGACTTGGCATCCGGCGTGACAACGACAGCCGTGGCCGGTAAACAAAAAATTATTGAATATCTGCCTGGCACAAGACTCTTGCTTTCCGGAATCAAAATCCCCTACTGGATGGACATTTTGACGCTGGCCGTCCGGTCACAAGAAATTTCCGGACTAGGTTTTCTCGGTGTCGACATTGCAATCGACAAAGAGCGCGGACCGGTCATTTTGGAAATTAATGCCCGACCAGGACTAGCCATTCAAGTCGCCAATCTCGATGGCCTCAAGTGGCGTTTGAAAAAAGCGGCTGGAATCAAAATTAAGACCGTCAAAAAAGGCATCCGCGTCGGCATGGATCTATTCGGAGGAGAAATTGAAGAAGAGGTGGAAGAAATTTCCGGAAAAAAAGTGATCGGCACGGTGGAAAAAGTGAAACTGATCGGCAAAGATGGCAAAGAAATTGAAGTCGAAGCGAAAATTGACACGGGCGCCGACTGGTCTTCGATCGATAATGAACTGGCCAAACAGCTTGGTTTCACGGAAACGATCGAAGAATTTGAAAAGTTGAAAATGCCCTATGAAAATTTGAAAAATCTAGACAAAGAAAAACGCTGGGCAATCTACAAAAACGTTCCTGATATCGCATCTACCATTCCCGTTAAATCTTCCAATGGCTACACTTACCGCCCGATGATCAATATCGAATTTGTGATGGACAATGTGACCACTACGACAAAAATCACCCTAGTCGACCGTTCACATATGCATTATCCGATGATTATCGGCAAAGTCAATCTGAAAAAATATTTAATCGACGCAAGCAAATAAATGATCAAAAACCCACCACTGATAAAGAAAGTTGTTGAAGAAATGGGAGGAACTTTTGAAGAAGTCATTCCAGAACGAGGTTGCTATAATATCCATGTCCGCGGCAAGGTTTTTTTAATTACAAGAAAATTCAGAATTGCTAAAAACTTCATCAGCATCGCCGGAGCAACGACCCATAAAGATCTGACCTACACATTACTCAAAAGACGTTCCTTACCGACACCAACGACAGTGTTCTTTTTTAGAAAAAATTTCCAAACAGAAGATGCTGAGAAAAAAATAGCCAGCCTTAACTTTCCCATAATTATCAAAGACGCCTCTGGCTCAAACAGCCAGGGCATTTTTCCCTACATAAAAACTCCCAAGGAAGCGCAGTCCATCTTGAAAAAAGAAATAGTCAATTTCCGCTCTTTAATCGCTCAAGAAATGATCTTTGGCAAAGAATATCGCGTACTGATGCTTGACGAGAAAGTCATCGGAGCGCTCGAAATGATCCCCCCGAGAGTTTTCGGCAATGGCTGCTCGACCATCCAAGAGCTCATCGAAGAAAAGCAAAAAAGTACGCACCGCAAGACTCCGATCGATACAACGCTAGAAAAAATATTGCAAGAGCAAGGCTTTTCTTTTGACCATATCCTAGGCGTTGGAGAAATCGCCTCGATCAAAAAAAGTTCTTCGCTGGCCGAAGGAGGAGAAACTCGTGACGTCACGGAACTGGTCAATAAAAAAATTGTTTCCATCTGCGCCAAAGCGGCTGATGCTATTGGCGACTATCTGGCCGGCATCGATATCATCTGTGAAGATATTTCCGCCGACCCAAAAGGCCAAACTTTTGGAATTTTGGAAATCAACGGAAAGCCCGATATCTATATCCACTACAACCCGACCTTTGGAAAATCTAGAAACGTCATCAAAGACATCATAAACTTCATCCTAAAACTCAGCACGACGCAAAAAAGCAATTTGTCTAAAAATAAAGATTGTTAGATCGAGCTGCGACCACTAAACTTTATTTATGAAAAAAATCCTCCTCATCGGGATCGGGGAAGAAACCAGTCCCAAGCAGCCAGTCATGACTGCCTTAAAAAGAACAGGCCTGACCTATCTATACGCAAAATGGTCTGACCTATCTTTCTGCGGAAAAACTGTCTGCCTGAAAAATGTCGAGCTGGATCTCAAAAAAATCGGTTCTGTTTTTTTTGATATCTTCCGCTTTCCCATCACAAAAAAAATAAGCCGGAAAGAATTTCAATTCAATCTGGAAAACGAATTTAATGTTTTTCTTAACCTGTTAGAAGAAAAAAAGATCTACACGCCAAACAGCCAGTTCTTCCTGCAAAATCCTTTTTATAACAAATTTTCCCAGATGCACCTTTTTGCTTCGAAAAAAATTCCTACCATACCGACAGTCCATCTCTGTGACAATACGCCGGAAAAAGTTTCCGCCGCTCTTGGAAAACAAGGTTTTTCTTTTCCCCTCGTAGCCAAAGAAAGTTATGGTGGAGGCGGAAACAAGGTTTGGAAACTGTCCACCAAAAAAGAACTTGACGCCTTTGTCGAAAACCGCAGAAACACAAATATCCTTTTCCAGCCCTACATGAAAAATGAAGCTGATTATCGAGCAATCGTGATCGGAGGAAAATGCCTCGGCCTGATGAAAAGAAGTGCGCAAAAGGGAGAATGGAAAAATAATTTTTCCCTTGGTGGTAAGGTGGAGAAACATACTGACGCAAAAATGAGCGCCTTTGCTGTTCGTGTGTGCAAAAAATTAGGCCTCGAATCGGCCGGGCTCGATATCTTATCCACAAAAACGGGTTTTATCATTATAGAAATTAATTTATTTTTCGGCATTGAAGGTTTTCAGTCCATCTATCCAGAAATAGCTGTGGCTGAAAAAATAATCCACTTAATCAAAACTAAAACCATATGAAAAAAGTGATGATCCTTTTTGGCAAAAGCGATTGGAAAAAGGCCAAGCCATTTAGCAATAAAGACTATCAATATTCCTACGAGTATTTCTATTCGCTCTGCAAAAAAAATAATATCCAGATGTATCGCGCCTCCTACGAATGGTATGATTATGAAAAAAAACTTTTCAAATTTGCTTGGCTCTATGAAGGCGAGGGCGGCAACTGGAAAAAAGTGGAAAATATCCGACCGGATCTGGTCTATGACAAGACCAAAGCGCGGCTGGAAGTTTACCACAAAAAAGAATTGATCGGCGCGAAATATCCGTTCATCAATGATTTGAATTTTACCCGTCTCATCGATGACAAATTTACCACTAGCCTGATTTTCAGCAAATGGTCAAAAAAAAGTTGGATCATAAAAAACCAGACTGAGTTGAAAACTATCTTGCCCAAAATAAAATCTACCAAACTAGTCCTAAAGCCACTCAGTGAAAGTGGCGGGAAAGATGTCCAAATCGTGGATAAAAAAAATATTGCCGGACTAAAGATTGAGAAGGAAAATATCGCCCAAGAATTCATTAATTCTTCTCAGGGAGTCCCAGGAGTGAGCAAAAAGATGCACGACCTACGTCTAGTTTTTGTCAATGACAAACTGATCTATTCCTACATCCGCGAACCGAAAGAGGGCAGCTTTCTGGCTAACCTTGCTCAAGGCGGATCCCTTGTTATTGTTCCAAAAGAAAAACTGCCCGAATCACTCTCTCCAATCATCGCCTATGCCAATGAAGTTTTTACCACTTTCACTCCACGCGTCTATTCGATCGATCTGATGTTTGATGAAAATAAAAAGCCTTGGATAGTTGAACTCAACTCGATGCCTGGACTGTTTTTTACTCCGGAAGAAAAACCGTATATGCTAGAAATGTATCAGGAACTGCTTGATATTTTTAAGAAAAAATTGCAAAACTAGCCCTATTTCCCCCAAAATACTTAGTCTTGATATTTCCCCCAATTTAGACTAAACTATAGGCAACCTAAATGGCCTAATTTTATTGTATGCAAAATATATTTTCACCGCGTAATTCTGGCTTGCCTAAGCGAAAAAGGTTTAATCTTCCCTGGAAGCGACTCTTTCAGGTTTTTGGCGTCTTGATTGCTATTGGATTTTTAGCTGTTATCGGCATTTTTGCCTATTTTTTCAAAGATCTGCCCGATCCGGGAAAAATCAATAATCGCTTCATTGCTGAGTCAACAAAAATTTATGATCGCACTGGCGAACATCTACTCTATGATGTCCATGGTGAGGAAAAGCGGACGCAAATTACTTTTGCCGAAATGCCAGATGTCCTGAAATACGCGACAATCAGCCTAGAAGACCAAGATTTCTATAGCCACCATGGCATAAAACTAACCTCGATCTTGCGTTCGATTTTTAAAGATATCGTGAATCTAGGAAAAGCCCAGGGAGGATCAACAATCACCCAGCAATTCGTCAAGAATTCCCTACTTACCAATGAAAAGACGCTGATCCGAAAAATCAAAGAGGTCATCCTTTCATTGGAACTGGAAACAAAATTTTCCAAAGACGAGATTCTCACGATGTACCTCAATGAAATTCCTTATGGCTCCAACGCCTATGGTGTTGAGGCGGCAGCGCAAACTTTTTTCGGAAAACCCGCCCGCGAGCTAACGCTTGATGAAGCCGCTGTGATTGCTTCCCTCCCCCAAGCCACCACCTACTATTCCCCCTACGGCTCCCACACAGATGCTCTCATTGGACGAAAAAGTTTCACCCTAAAAACGATGGCAAAGTTGGGCTACATCACAGAAGATCAGGCGAATGAAGCCATTAGCACAGAAACACTGAGCAAGATAAAACCTCAGAAGGATATTTTTGCCGCCCCACATTTCGTGATGTATATCAAAGATTATCTTCAGGAAAAATATGGTGACAGTGCCGTAGAACAAGGCGGACTCAAAGTTTACACCACTCTTGATTGGGACAAACAACAATTGGCCGAAAAAGTCGTGAAAGAGGGGGCAACAAAAAATTCCACCACCTACAAAGCCGCCAATGCCGGTCTGGTCGCGATGGATCCAAAAACCGGGCAAGTCCTGGCGATGGTTGGTAGTAAAGATTATTTTGCTAAAAGTGAGCCTGATGGCTGTATTCCCGGAAAAAACTGCGTCTTTGAACCTAATGTTAATGTGGCTGTTTCTCTTTTGCAACCAGGGTCATCTTTCAAGCCCTATGTCTATCTGACCGCTTTTGAAAAAGGCTTTACGCCGGAGACCAATATTTGGGATGTGGATACTAATTTCAGCACGGATGACGGAAAAATTTATGACCCAAAAAATTATGATGGGAAAAATTCGGGACTCCTCCAAATGAAAGATACCTTAGCGCGATCACTCAATGTTCCGGCGGTTAAGACGCTCTATCTGGCTGGCGTGAAAGATTCGATCAACACGGCCAAAAGTATGGGCATCACCACTCTCAATGAGCCGGATCGCTATGGCCTTTCTCTTGTTTTGGGTGGCGGCGAAGTGAAACTACTTGACCATGTCAATGCCTTTTCCACTTTTGCCACCGACGGAATTCATCATGATACGACTGCAATTTTACGTATCGAAGATAGCAAGGGCAATATTTTGGAAAAATACACCGAAAATCAAGGATCCAAAGTAATTGATGAGAAATACATCGCCATGATCGATTACATCCTTTCGACCAACGCACTACGTGCACCGGTTTTTGGCGAGAAAAGTCCACTTGCCTTCACTGATCGCGCCGTGGCCGCTAAAACCGGCACGACCAATGAGTGGCGTGATGGTTGGACAATGGGCTACACGCCATCGCTCGCCGTCGGTGTTTGGGCGGGCAATAATGACCATTCCATTATGAAACAAGGCGCCGATGGAGTTTTTGTGGCCGCTCCAATTTGGCGAGCCTTTATGGATGAAGCACTTAAAAACACTAACAAAGAAGAGTTTCCCAAATACGAACCGGAAGACACCGACAAAGATGTGCTTAATGGAAAACTTTCCATGAAAAATGAAGTCAAGGTCTGTGAAATCCCCGGGAAAGACAACAAATACTGCCTCGTTAGTGACGCTTGTCCGAACAACAAAGCCAAAAAGAAAAAATTTGCCGATGCGCATAGTATCCTTTATTACGTCAACAAAGACGACGTTCGAGGAGATGCGCCGAAAGATCCGGAGAAAGATCCACAGTTCAAAAACTGGGAAGACGCCATCAAAAAATGGCTGAAAGATAACGACTATTCCACCGACAGCGCACCGACGGACAAATGTGAATCAAAAGATTTCTCTAAATATAAAATCAATATCGAGAGCATTTCCCCTTCCGGCGGAACAATTAGCACTGGCTCATTTTCCATCTCAGTCAAACTCTCCGCTCCCTATGGAGTTAAAAAAGCCACAATTAAAGTTGATGGCAATGAAATCGCCTCCAATGATAATGATTCTTTCAGCGCCAACTACACCGTGCCGAGCGACAAATACAATTCCAGCCTGGAGATCAAAGTGGACGCGGAAGATGATAATGGCAATTCTGATTCAAAAAGTGTCAGAGTCAATACTGCCATTGCGACACCGTAAATAGATTTTTAGACTTTGCACAAAAAAACAGCTTCGACGATTTGTCAGAGCTGTTTTTTATTTTGTTTTGTTTTCCTATCTATTTTCCAACATCTCTGCTTTTCTTAAAGCATATCGCCAGCCCTTTTCAGTAAGATTAATCAATTGCCCAAAACTTCCAACAACCCCTTTTGTGTTAGTATCCTCCATTCCTCCTAATTGGATCATTATATTGCGACTACTCTCTCCTAGATTTCTAATGCCATATGCCACCCGCCTTAAGCTATCAGAATTATCCCTGATCATGCCTATCCTTGACGAATCTTTTCCGATAGTATTAATAGCAGCCACTACCCCCATGATGGTCCGCTCGACATCCTCCGGCTTGCTTTTTTTGTTGCGCAACATATCTTTCAGGTCATCTGCCGCATGACTCAAATAGCCAATAGTCCTTGGATCAATTATAGGCGAAAGATTGTCACTCTCTCTTCTTCGTAAAGTATTTGCCAAATCCCTCGCATAACCAGAAAATTCATACATCCTAATTTTTTCTAAAGCCACTTCCGCCGATTTTTGCTCACTATTTTCTCCATTTTCTTTATTTTCTATCTCATGAAAATTGTCTTGCTCCACATCCCTAACAACACTAGCTTCGGCTTCTTTTTCCTTTATGATCGCCTGCTCTGGACCGCCAACAACTTCCTGCCTCAACCTATCTTCCTGCTCTTCCTCCAAAGGCTTTC is from Parcubacteria group bacterium and encodes:
- a CDS encoding ATP-grasp domain-containing protein, translated to MKKILLIGIGEETSPKQPVMTALKRTGLTYLYAKWSDLSFCGKTVCLKNVELDLKKIGSVFFDIFRFPITKKISRKEFQFNLENEFNVFLNLLEEKKIYTPNSQFFLQNPFYNKFSQMHLFASKKIPTIPTVHLCDNTPEKVSAALGKQGFSFPLVAKESYGGGGNKVWKLSTKKELDAFVENRRNTNILFQPYMKNEADYRAIVIGGKCLGLMKRSAQKGEWKNNFSLGGKVEKHTDAKMSAFAVRVCKKLGLESAGLDILSTKTGFIIIEINLFFGIEGFQSIYPEIAVAEKIIHLIKTKTI
- a CDS encoding sugar-transfer associated ATP-grasp domain-containing protein — encoded protein: MFEFIKKSRGILGMNSRNLEYIRPLNRTSAKRLADNKLLSKRILKKNDIAVPTLIAQIKSLEDLDNFDWQKLPDSFVLKPNRGFGGEGIIVIYGRKKHRDDAWVKADGSIITINDLKNHTRNILDGSYSLSGIPDTAFFEERLKLLKLFKPYAFKGIPDIRVIVFNKMPIMAMLRLPTKESHGKANLAQGAIGVGIDLASGVTTTAVAGKQKIIEYLPGTRLLLSGIKIPYWMDILTLAVRSQEISGLGFLGVDIAIDKERGPVILEINARPGLAIQVANLDGLKWRLKKAAGIKIKTVKKGIRVGMDLFGGEIEEEVEEISGKKVIGTVEKVKLIGKDGKEIEVEAKIDTGADWSSIDNELAKQLGFTETIEEFEKLKMPYENLKNLDKEKRWAIYKNVPDIASTIPVKSSNGYTYRPMINIEFVMDNVTTTTKITLVDRSHMHYPMIIGKVNLKKYLIDASK
- the ruvC gene encoding crossover junction endodeoxyribonuclease RuvC, giving the protein MKILGIDPGTATTGWAIIEIKEGKLLPLAYGHISTAKENSDAERILEVSDDLAKIIKKHKPQESAIESLFFFKNQKTVIQVAQSRGAILLTLKQNSVRVFSYTPLQVKQALTGYGRAEKKQMQQMIKSVLHLSCIPKPDDVADALAIAVCHANSRAIISLKNDCASRLR
- a CDS encoding 7TM domain-containing protein; amino-acid sequence: MNELNFHVSPVLTFFLNEGVPFETIKLILMLPIIATLIAFLRQVIGIKAFGIYTPLLVTFAFLATNGIKYGIVIFVMIILIGMLMRIALKSFRLLYLPRVAIMLTIVALSILVMLAIGGSLKRTGLASVSIFPILIMITLVEKFIAVQIEKGDRAAILLAAETLIISILGFYLASWEVLIHFIASYPGVILFTIPLNIMFGKWTGLRLTEYLRFGEIIKRS
- a CDS encoding lamin tail domain-containing protein → MFLFLSVLIAIVFCFWKNSSADETLKITAIQYSGGTGKTDEDFIEITNNSTADIDLNGYRLVKRSATASKDTNIKSWTSAVIVPAGQKHLWANSQDGFAEKIKANSSTTETISEGNQIAIRLGKVDEGTIINSINWKENDEEENPDDEPEEENYSGKLKINEIFPAPKTKNEGKEFVEIINTSDEKIDLAGMRIEDEKNHKVNFPEKTIAPLELFILEGNFELNNTSSDTAFLIAKDNTKENPIDAVSYEKPKYDYAYAFDGIAWQWTKLYTPGTENKFEKLLSGKIKKDSKIYANVYANFEVKADSAAQKFTWNFGDGHKSYLKKTRHKYKKTGTYEASLKITGDGRENLLNFTVKVEKFGKTKVQIISLSPNPQGKDSVGEWLEILNGTKKKVNLKNWSIATGWEKLYNHPIAKDFILKAGETKMLTRKFSAFSLGNKQAKIELRYPDGKVADKLKYDHKNKSISEDELYQKTGKSWQWILSPKDTEPARNATHSVAGGERTNYTKNKPVAIAPEVKIEEPLKADFDLSDLGKSTKNPSWHKKQENQITLLFAGSNISPVKLLAQNQGQVLGISTIKLVPNISHKEATALNFFDQLWKKINAKLNEFILLF
- a CDS encoding ATP-grasp domain-containing protein, whose protein sequence is MKKVMILFGKSDWKKAKPFSNKDYQYSYEYFYSLCKKNNIQMYRASYEWYDYEKKLFKFAWLYEGEGGNWKKVENIRPDLVYDKTKARLEVYHKKELIGAKYPFINDLNFTRLIDDKFTTSLIFSKWSKKSWIIKNQTELKTILPKIKSTKLVLKPLSESGGKDVQIVDKKNIAGLKIEKENIAQEFINSSQGVPGVSKKMHDLRLVFVNDKLIYSYIREPKEGSFLANLAQGGSLVIVPKEKLPESLSPIIAYANEVFTTFTPRVYSIDLMFDENKKPWIVELNSMPGLFFTPEEKPYMLEMYQELLDIFKKKLQN
- a CDS encoding YebC/PmpR family DNA-binding transcriptional regulator produces the protein MSGHSHWAGIKQRKGVNDAKRGKIFTKYGKLVTIAARDGGGKLDTNFQLRMAVDRARAMNMPKENIERAIKRGTGEIKGAMIEEILYEAVGPGELMLLISCTTDNKNRTVSEVKTILTKNNSKLGEKGSAMWNFEQVGSISIDLENKDADELEMQAIEAGAKDTILEEEILNIITDQKDFARVRENIAKESLKILDSGLIYLPKTTITVPEKTRESYENLMELLDDHEDVSEIYSNLA
- a CDS encoding transglycosylase domain-containing protein; its protein translation is MQNIFSPRNSGLPKRKRFNLPWKRLFQVFGVLIAIGFLAVIGIFAYFFKDLPDPGKINNRFIAESTKIYDRTGEHLLYDVHGEEKRTQITFAEMPDVLKYATISLEDQDFYSHHGIKLTSILRSIFKDIVNLGKAQGGSTITQQFVKNSLLTNEKTLIRKIKEVILSLELETKFSKDEILTMYLNEIPYGSNAYGVEAAAQTFFGKPARELTLDEAAVIASLPQATTYYSPYGSHTDALIGRKSFTLKTMAKLGYITEDQANEAISTETLSKIKPQKDIFAAPHFVMYIKDYLQEKYGDSAVEQGGLKVYTTLDWDKQQLAEKVVKEGATKNSTTYKAANAGLVAMDPKTGQVLAMVGSKDYFAKSEPDGCIPGKNCVFEPNVNVAVSLLQPGSSFKPYVYLTAFEKGFTPETNIWDVDTNFSTDDGKIYDPKNYDGKNSGLLQMKDTLARSLNVPAVKTLYLAGVKDSINTAKSMGITTLNEPDRYGLSLVLGGGEVKLLDHVNAFSTFATDGIHHDTTAILRIEDSKGNILEKYTENQGSKVIDEKYIAMIDYILSTNALRAPVFGEKSPLAFTDRAVAAKTGTTNEWRDGWTMGYTPSLAVGVWAGNNDHSIMKQGADGVFVAAPIWRAFMDEALKNTNKEEFPKYEPEDTDKDVLNGKLSMKNEVKVCEIPGKDNKYCLVSDACPNNKAKKKKFADAHSILYYVNKDDVRGDAPKDPEKDPQFKNWEDAIKKWLKDNDYSTDSAPTDKCESKDFSKYKINIESISPSGGTISTGSFSISVKLSAPYGVKKATIKVDGNEIASNDNDSFSANYTVPSDKYNSSLEIKVDAEDDNGNSDSKSVRVNTAIATP
- a CDS encoding ATP-grasp domain-containing protein; amino-acid sequence: MIKNPPLIKKVVEEMGGTFEEVIPERGCYNIHVRGKVFLITRKFRIAKNFISIAGATTHKDLTYTLLKRRSLPTPTTVFFFRKNFQTEDAEKKIASLNFPIIIKDASGSNSQGIFPYIKTPKEAQSILKKEIVNFRSLIAQEMIFGKEYRVLMLDEKVIGALEMIPPRVFGNGCSTIQELIEEKQKSTHRKTPIDTTLEKILQEQGFSFDHILGVGEIASIKKSSSLAEGGETRDVTELVNKKIVSICAKAADAIGDYLAGIDIICEDISADPKGQTFGILEINGKPDIYIHYNPTFGKSRNVIKDIINFILKLSTTQKSNLSKNKDC